The following proteins are co-located in the Nomia melanderi isolate GNS246 chromosome 1, iyNomMela1, whole genome shotgun sequence genome:
- the LOC116433728 gene encoding inactive CLIP domain-containing serine protease A8 — translation MLRLVALACFASIALMISETNSLSNDANTKNLDNSFHRESEPFFLLHLLKLKKIQKVEKIQTAPPPTDCICVPYYLCSVNGTVTIDQIGAVVIRYRRCTGDLEVCCRLVNATTTTMKPTTKTTPTTMKTTPTTMKTTTTTLAPVIFPNTESPSAQVCVCVYVSQCDPYGVIGTSGEGVLNPRQLNAQCPTSGQVCCRPASVIVYNPPVPQQTCTICGAAIRCNNGVVIPVNVGLVNPLVSYSPQTCPVPNTCCGGLSPSYPNGIPVVLGPIRYPDTPQACYCMKAWLCSAGNSGSWDGAGAIDPRFSACSSADEVCCRPSVAPDPRSRDGDNVLAENIVNAGASFSQPGCGIRNTTYAPAQPYPSDSGRTYLGEFPWMVALLSIQADGKYLFLCGGSLITNTAILTAAHCATKNSNGRLVARVGQLNLDIKNQSVPYQESYVKTVVTHPLFYSGALFNDIAVVILDKPFNKSANVVPVCVPEQGLVFAGGTRCFGTGWGKNTFGGAYQTELRKVELPIVDRTDCQNRLRTTRLGSYFQLHSSFICAGGEANRDTCTGDGGGPLVYLTANGQYFQAGIVSWGIGCGGTNIPAVYTNVAQYTLWIDQQLATYGT, via the exons ATGCTGCGGCTAGTCGCGCTCGCGTGTTTCGCCTCGATCGCCCTGATGATTTCGGAGACGAACTCGCTGAGCAACGACGCGAACACCAAAAACCTGGACAATTCGTTCCACAGAGAATCCGAGCCGTTCTTCCTGCTGCACCTGCTCAAGTTGAAGAAAATCCAGAAAGTCGAGAAAATCCAAACCGCCCCTCCTCCTACGGACTGCATCTGCGTACCGTATTACCTTTGCAGCGTCAACGGTACCGTCACTATAGATCAAATCGGAGCAGTAGTTATCAG GTACCGAAGATGCACGGGCGACCTAGAAGTCTGCTGTCGCCTAGTGAACGCCACTACGACCACGATGAAGCCTACCACGAAAACTACGCCGACGACTATGAAAACCACTCCCACGACTATGAAGACCACAACTACGACTCTTGCTCCGGTTATATTCCCGAACACCGAATCCCCATCAGCTCAAGTGTGCGTCTGTGTCTACGTATCGCAATGCGACCCGTACGGAGTGATCGGGACATCGGGAGAGGGTGTGCTGAACCCCCGTCAACTGAATGCTCAGTGTCCAACTAGCGGCCAGGTCTGCTGCAGGCCAGCCAGCGTGATAGTGTACAACCCTCCCGTCCCTCAGCAAACTTGCACGATCTGCGGAGCTGCCATTCGTTGCAACAACGGCGTAGTGATTCCAGTGAATGTAGGCCTGGTGAACCCTTTGGTGTCCTACAGTCCGCAGACGTGCCCTGTTCCGAATACCTGCTGCGGAGGGTTGAGTCCATCGTATCCCAACGGGATCCCGGTGGTGCTAGGGCCCATTAGATACCCAGACACCCCGCAGGCGTGTTACTGCATGAAGGCCTGGCTGTGCTCCGCAGGAAACTCGGGCAGTTGGGACGGCGCTGGCGCCATCGACCCCCGGTTCTCCGCTTGTTCCTCCGCGGATGAAGTTTGCTGCCGCCCCTCCGTGGCCCCTGACCCGAGAAGCAGGGACGGTGACAACGTTCTCGCGGAGAACATCGTGAACGCGGGCGCTTCCTTCTCGCAGCCCGGCTGCGGCATACGAAACACCACCTACGCGCCAG CGCAACCCTATCCTTCGGACAGCGGCAGGACTTATTTAGGGGAGTTTCCATGGATGGTCGCGCTGCTGTCGATTCAAGCAGACGGGAAGTACTTGTTCCTGTGTGGTGGCTCGCTGATCACGAACACGGCCATCCTTACCGCCGCGCATTGTGCGACCAA GAATAGCAACGGTAGGCTGGTGGCGCGTGTCGGCCAACTGAATCTGGACATCAAGAACCAGTCGGTGCCCTATCAAGAGAGCTACGTGAAGACTGTAGTGACCCATCCATTATTTTACAGCGGTGCGCTATTCAACGATATCGCGGTGGTTATTTTGGACAAGCCGTTCAATAAAAGCGCGAACGTGGTCCCCGTTTGCGTGCCGGAGCAGGGGCTGGTTTTCGCTGGTGGTACTAGGTGTTTTGGAACTGGCTGGGGAAAGAATACGTTTG GTGGCGCGTATCAAACCGAGCTGCGCAAAGTGGAGCTCCCCATCGTCGATAGAACAGACTGCCAGAATCGTCTGAGGACGACGAGATTAGGCTCATACTTTCAATTGCACAGCTCTTTCATTTGCGCCGGCGGCGAAGCCAACAGGGACACGTGCACAGGGGATGGCGGAGGACCACTGGTCTATCTAACAGCGAATGGACAATACTTTCAG GCTGGTATTGTGTCTTGGGGTATCGGCTGCGGTGGAACGAACATACCGGCTGTCTACACGAACGTCGCGCAGTACACGCTATGGATCGATCAACAATTGGCTACTTATGGAACGTAA
- the nanos gene encoding RNA-binding protein nanos isoform X2, giving the protein MLIFGLLVCRVLEKLNYILVEDIMEEFRHNGRDFEYCPDLDNGTMPVTTPRRKKNKKPLPTECVFCRNNGEEETYYRQHLLKDIDGKVSCPVLRAYTCPKCGACGDEAHTVKYCPKSPKGTNTLATANAFKLLRNSMGRRRIK; this is encoded by the exons ATGTTGATATTTGGATTGCTCGTCTGCCGTGTCCTcgagaagctaaattatattctTG TGGAGGACATAATGGAGGAGTTCCGCCATAACGGCCGGGATTTTGAATACTGTCCAGATCTGGACAACGGTACCATGCCAGTGACGACACCGAGAcgcaagaaaaataagaaacccCTGCCTACGGAGTGCGTTTTCTGTAGAAACAACGGCGAGGAGGAAACTTATTACAGGCAGCATTTGCTCAAGGACATCGATGGCAAAGTCAGTTGCCCGGTATTGAG GGCGTACACGTGTCCGAAATGCGGCGCGTGCGGCGACGAGGCGCACACGGTCAAGTACTGTCCCAAGAGCCCGAAGGGTACCAATACTCTGGCGACAGCGAACGCCTTCAAGCTGTTGAGAAACTCGATGGGCAGACGACGCATCAAGTAG
- the nanos gene encoding RNA-binding protein nanos isoform X1, with translation MHVWIMQQLPMPQVSNVFYPFNTSLEEEMKRLFTDFTIETQTAPLPNVEDIMEEFRHNGRDFEYCPDLDNGTMPVTTPRRKKNKKPLPTECVFCRNNGEEETYYRQHLLKDIDGKVSCPVLRAYTCPKCGACGDEAHTVKYCPKSPKGTNTLATANAFKLLRNSMGRRRIK, from the exons ATGCATGTCTGGATCATGCAACAACTGCCGATGCCGCAGGTGTCGAACGTCTTTTACCCGTTCAACACCAGCCTCGAGGAGGAAATGAAGAGACTGTTCACAGATTTCACGATAGAGACGCAAACCGCGCCTCTACCGAACG TGGAGGACATAATGGAGGAGTTCCGCCATAACGGCCGGGATTTTGAATACTGTCCAGATCTGGACAACGGTACCATGCCAGTGACGACACCGAGAcgcaagaaaaataagaaacccCTGCCTACGGAGTGCGTTTTCTGTAGAAACAACGGCGAGGAGGAAACTTATTACAGGCAGCATTTGCTCAAGGACATCGATGGCAAAGTCAGTTGCCCGGTATTGAG GGCGTACACGTGTCCGAAATGCGGCGCGTGCGGCGACGAGGCGCACACGGTCAAGTACTGTCCCAAGAGCCCGAAGGGTACCAATACTCTGGCGACAGCGAACGCCTTCAAGCTGTTGAGAAACTCGATGGGCAGACGACGCATCAAGTAG